The following DNA comes from Methanothermus fervidus DSM 2088.
ACTCTCATTTTCTAACGCACTGTCAATTGTATATGGTCCTTTTATAGCTATAGTACGATTTTCATGTGCCTTTTTCCATATGACTAAATTACCTGAAACAGGCTGAATTGATATTTTATCTTTTTCCACATGTATGGATCCAAAAAGAGCAGAAAGAATGGCAAACAAAATTAATGCCGAAACTAAAACTGGGAAATGCATATATATGAAAGATTTAATAGTACTGATAGGGTTCTTTGATGTAAGAATTATTTTACAAGATTTCATCAAAAGAATTACTAAATAATACATTGCAACAATAAATCCAAGAATACTAAGAGCTATACCTACATATAAAGGTATAATCCTTGTAAAGAAAATACTAAAAATTCCAAATGATGTTAATGAAAGTCCAAGTACACACATCCTTATTGAATTACCTATGGTGTCCATCATTGCAACTCTTCCATACTCTACAGCCCTATTTACTATTGTTCTAACTACTTCATTAGCCATTAAATTGAGATCTGACAAATCAGACATTTTATGGTTTAGAGTTCCAATATCAACCTCTTTTATTCTGAATCCATGTGCATCTGCATCTAATATTATACCTATGTCAACACCATAATCTTCCTCAAATTTTACTTTTTCAAGCACTGATCTTTTAGCTGCAAATTGGCCACTTAACGGCTGTTTAAAATTTAATTCTGGGAAGAAAAAATTTAATAATGGTTTAGCTGTGAGTTCGGTAACCCTTCCAGCTTTGCGCTTAAATTTACTCTTAGTTATATCTGCTTCTCCCCTAATTATTGGTTCTACAATCCTATCAACTTTTTTTGGATTTATATTTTTTAGGTCAGCATCTAAAAATAAAATTATGTCCCCTGATGACTCTTTAAACCCTGTTTTTAATGCTGCACCTTTACCCTTATTTTTCTCATGTTTTATTACTTTTGCACCTGCATTTAAAGCTTTTTCATAAGTTTTGTCTGTAGAACCATCATCCACAACTATAATTTCATCTACATATTTTGATTTTTTTACAGCATTAACAACATCTGCAACAGTCTCCTCTTCATTATAGGCAGGTATAACTGCCGACACCCTTGGCTTGTATCTTTTTACAACCAAAAACAAAAATATAATAAAGATTAGTATCATTGAATACATTGCGACACCATGTTATTTCTTTTCATTCTTGCCCTCAATTACTATTTACAAGAAAGTAAAAAATATGCTTAACTATTTAAAATACTTTTCTTAAAAACCATGTGACGGAGAGATACAATGAAGTTCCTCATAACTACACCAAGAGGCTTAGAAGGTACTGCAGCCAATTACATCAAAGAAAAAATAAAAGATGCTGATGTATGGATAACACCTATGGGATATGCAGGGTTAGTGTTAGTTAAAACTAAAGAAAATTGTGAAAAGCAATTAAAAGAAATTCCAGAGGTTGAAAGAGTTATCCCTGTAATGTTTGAAGTCCCTGCAAAATTAGATGAGATATTATCAACAGCAAAAAATATTTCTAAACATATAAATGAGACTGAAACCTTTTCTGTTGAAACTACAAGAAGAGGAAAACATGAATTTACAAGTATGGATGTCAACATAAAACTTGGCAGAAAAATAGAAGAATTAACAGGTGCAGATGTAAATCTTACTTTACCTGACAAAAAAGTGTTGGTAGAAATTATAGGTGATAAGGCTTATATCTCTGTTATTGAAAGAGAAAAGTGGAAGAAATATACACCTGAAAAACCAGATGCAAGATCTCTTTTAAAAAAAATTACTATAGTGCAACTTCCATATTGGGGTGATTACAAAGTATGCAGGAAGATGGGTGAAAAAATTGGAAGGGCAGCTCAGGCTTTTGAAATTAAGGAACTCATAATATCTCCAAAAGAAAAAATGGATGCTTATGAACTTATGGAATTTATTCGTGGTGTTAAAAAAGGTCAAAGATCTAGATACTTAATACAGAAGGATGCATATCCGTGGGATGTTAGGAAGATTCCTGTAAGTGTGTGGGATTTATACCAAGTGATAAGAGATAAAAGAAGGAAAAATAGAACAATAATAATAACAGATCCTCTAGGAGACATAGTTTCCAATGTAAAAAATAAATTAAAAAAAGATTTAAAATTTTCAAAAGAAATTATTGTATTTATAGGTTCTAGGGAAGGTATCCCAAGAGGTTTGTTTGATTTAGCTGATTATGTATTGGATCTGACACCTCATATGACATTTGCAACCGAACAAGGTATTCCTGCAATACTAATATTACTTTGGCATCTTTATGAGTCCTCTTAATTTTTTTACAGTTTTTTAGCAATGGCAACTGCAAAATCTTGAGCAGCAGTAGGATCACTTGCAGTAATTATATTCCCTTCCACAACAACTGCAGACTTTGTATAGTTAACACCATTTTCTTTTAATATTCTTATTAAATCATCGCTTGGATATACTGTAGCTTTTTTGTTTTTAAGTATTCCTGCCTTAGCTAAAATAGCAGGAGATGCACAAATAGCACCAATTATTTTACCTTTAGAATTAGCAATTTTAACGAATTTTATGACCATCTCCATGTTTGGGTCTTGTATTTTACCTGTTACTCTTTGATATACTCCTGGTCCACCGACTAAAACTATAGCCTTATATTTTGAAATAAATTTATCCATGTCTTTTATATCACCAATATACACATCATATTTCGTTCCTATATCTTTGTCAGCTGCAACAATAGTGACATTGTTACTTATCTTTTTCACTGCATCATACTCTTGACTATTAAATCCCTGAAATAGAACAATTGCAACTGCAGCAGGTCTTTTTTCCATTGTAGCTGTCTGCTTTTCTTCTAAGATTTTCTGACCTGCCAGAAACAAAATTACTATTCCTACAACTAATGCTATTAAATACCATTTTTTTGTCATACAAATAATTATTTCTATTTCTAAAATAAAAAATTTAAAAGAATGATGATGGCCATCACTTCTGATATTAGGATGATGAACGGTCAGGACTCTGAGTAATAGAACCCAGATTTCTTAAGTCTTTCAGATTTACAATATATTTCCCATTGTAATAAGGTACATTATTGCTGATGTTCCTTTTTAAGCAAAATTCAACATCTTTATACAAACCTAACTTTTTCAATTTTTTAGCTGACAATGAATCTTTTACAGCTTTATCTACTTCATCTTTATTCATGCTTGCCAATAATGCAGATTTTGCATATTCACTTAACTCAACATTTTTCATATATTTTATTATCTCTCCAGCACCTAAAAAGTCTTCTAATGCAAAATTACCTTTTACACCAGCCATTACGATATCTATATGTTCGTTAGCAAGTTTCAAAGCAACATTTGCTACAGATTTAGCATTTATAAATGACCCTATTAATGTCCTACATTTTATCTGATTTAATACTCTTGTGCCATTTGTTGTTGTTAAAATTAATATTTCACCACTTTTTTTCTGTATATCAATTGGTGAGTTACCAATATCAAATTCTCTGATTTTTTTCCCATTACGTTCTCCAGCTATCAAGCAATTCATTTTTTTGGATAATTTTAAAGCCAAATTTTTATCTGAAACAGGTAATATTTTTTTAAAATTATCCAATGCTGCTACAATTGTAGTGCTAGCCCTTAGTACGTCTACCATTATTGCCAGGTCGTTACTTTTTGATTTTTCTAAGCTCAACGTAACTTTCAAAAATACCAACCTCATAAATTTTTTAGGGGATTGAAATGAAGATTGTTACAACGCCCATGTGTGAAAAAATTTTAAAATTAGCAGGTATAAAAAATTATATAGTTTCAAAAAATCCTGATGAAACTGATGCAGATATTGCAGTGGTGTTGTATGAGACAAATACAAAGAAAAAGGCTATAAAATTAAAATTAAATACATTTGATCAAATTGAAAAAAGTATTTCAAAGGTTAGGGATTTGCTTGGTGGTAAAAATAAAAAAATAAAAATAAATTTTCGTTGGGCAGATGAAAATTATCGTAAGGTTCAAAGAAGGAAAAATCGAAAAATAAAAGTAAAAGTTTATTCTAACTTTTTAAAAGACATTGTCAAAGATATGGGATATAAAATTGTTAATAAGAATCCTGACTTTATTATTTACCCTGATTATATGGAAGATAAAATTAAAGAAGAGAATGTGAGTAAAGTTAAGGTTCCATCCCATGAGAATGTACCAAAAGATCCGATAGAAAGAGCTAAAGTTAGGTATAATCTTTTGGAGAAGAAATTATGTATGAAACATTGATCTATAAAGGTGGAGTACATAAAAGTGAAGAAATCAAAGAATTAGTAGAAGATTTGGGAGGTTTTGTTCTACAAGAAAATGTTATTCAGATGGATTTGATTCTTACATTAGCTGTGCCTATAAAAGATGTAAAAAAAGTTGAAGAGAAAGCTAAAGAGTTATTAGGAAAAATTAGACCGGCACCAATGGTTGGTTCAGAGATAGCTGTGGTATCACCAACGCTTGCAAGACATCATTTACCACATTCTGCATGTGATATTGCAGAATATTTGCGTAGACATGGTGCAAAAACAAATATGATAGGCTTAGCACGCGGTGCTGGAAAAACAATATCACGCATATCAGAAGATGAAAAAGCTCTTATAAATGAGCATGATTTGGCAATATTTGCAATGGGTAGTTTTAAAGAATGTATAGAGAATAAAACACATTTATTTTCAGATATAGATGTCCCTGTGGTTGTTACTGGGGCTCCTAAAATCGAAAATCTTCCAGGCGCAGATGCATATGTATCTGGTTTTGGAAGAATACCCAGAAGGTTAAAAAGAGGTGAAAACATAAGAGCTTTAAGGAAATTAGTAAAAGTCGTTGAAAATTTATTAGATAAAAAAAGGGAAGAAATATCATTGGATCCTCCCTTAGTTCCACCAATAGTCGTTAAAAAAGAAATTGAGTATCAAGTACCAGAAGTTAAGGAAGTATATTCACCCACTCCGGTAACTCTACAACTTGATGGTGTTAGAGTTAAACTTGATTATGATGAATATCATGAAAAAATTGGTTATGTAGAGGTTGATAAATATATACTCCATGAAATTTCAGAAATTATACCATCAAAAATGTATAATTATACACTTGTCAAATTGTTACCAGAAAGTTCCCTGTGGTAAACCATGAATATTAAGATAATAGGTACGGCACATGTTTCAGAGAGAAGTGTGGAAGACGTAAAAAATACAATAATTGAGGAAAATCCTGAGGTCGTTGCAGTTGAATTAGATTATCGTAGGTATATGCGCCTAACAAGAGATGAAAATCAAAACACTTCTATTTTAGATATAATAAAAAATGGATTAAAAACTGGTAGTTTAAGTGTTATTATTGCCGGAGTGATCTTAACATATCTACAAAACAAAGCTGGCGAAGATATAGGTATAAAACCAGGATCTGATATGATAGCTGCAATAAAAACTGCTGAAGAAATCGGTGCCAAAGTTGTTTTGATAGATAGAGATATTGAGATAACATTGAGTAGGGCTATGAATGCAATGTCTTTGTTTGAAAAATTAAAGCTTATTTTTAATATTTTCTTATCTTCTTTTAAAATGAAGGATATTGATATTGAGGATCTCAAAAAGAAAGATGTTTTAAAGAAAATAATGAAAGAATTTAAGCGAATAGCACCTAATGCATATAAAGTAATTGTGGATGAAAGGGATGCATATATGGCCTATAGACTATTAAATATTGATAGTGAGAAAATAGTGGCAGTAGTTGGCGCTGGACATAAAAAAGGAATTGAAGATTATCTTAAAAATCCAGAAAAAATACCTCCTATATATAAGCTGTTAAATACTAAAATTAAAGATAGAAATCCAATTAATAAGATATTCCTACTATCACTACTGTTCATAACATTTCTTTTACTAAAAATTTTAGTGGTGAAAGGATGTATCTGATTTTTAGATGTGATTGTGGTAGAGCTCTTTATGTTCATGAGAGTAACAGTGTGAAGAGATGTGTATGTGGAAGACTCATAAAGGTTAAAAGTAGAAGGATACTCGGAAAAGTTAACTCATTTGAAGAAGCATCTGAAATTGTTAGAAAATTACAAGAAGAAAAATATGGTAAAGCAGTTTTAATGACTGCTGATAAATATGGGGAAAATGAATAGAGATTTGATATCGTTTATAAAAAAAGGTGAGAGAAAAAATATAGAATTTAAAGAAATACTTATGCCCAATTATCATCTCATAGGTGAACGAAAGAATAAATTAGTTTCACAGATGAAGTACAGGATAGAGAAAGGAAATGGAAAAGCAACTTATTTCTTAGGAGTCAGTGACGATGGAGAATTAGTAGGATTATCTCAGTCAGATTTAAAAAATAGTTTATATGTGCTTAAAAACCTTGCAAAAGAAATTGATGCTAGTATAGATAAAGTTGAAAAATATAAGGGAAAGAATGGTAAAATAGCAAAAGTAATGATATCTAAAAAATCAAATTTTAAAAAAGAACATCTTTTAGTTGGAGTAGCAGGTCATGTAGACCATGGTAAAAGTACACTTCTTGGTACTTTAACAAGTGGCACCCTAGATGATGGATCTGGAAAAACAAGAATTTTTTTAGATGTACAAAAACATGAGATAGAAAGAGGATTATCAGCTGATTTATCATTTGCAGTTTATGGATTTAAAGATAATAAGCCAGTTAGAGTTAATAATCCTCTCAATAAAAAAGAAAAATCAAGAATAATTGAAGAATGTGATAGAATTGTTTCTTTTGTGGATACTGTAGGGCATGAACCATGGCTTAGGACAACTATTAGAGGAATTGTCGGTCAAAAATTAAATTATGGCATGATAACAGTTTCAGCTGATGAAGGACCAACACATATAACTAAAGAACATTTAGGTATAATTTTGGCAATGGATTTACCTGTAATTATAGTGATAACAAAAACAGACTTAGTTGATAAAAATAAAGTTGAGGAAGTAAGAGAAAGAATTGGTGAACTACTTAAATTAGTTGGAAGAATTCCATTTCAGATTAGAAACCGTTCAGATATTTATTCTATAGTAGATAAGATGAATGAGCATATAGTACCTATTCTTGCTGTTTCTTCAGTCACTGGAGAAGGTCTAGATTTATTAGATGAATTATTTATGAATTTAAAAATTCCTAAAAAACCTGTAGATGACAAAAAACCATTTTTAATGTATATTGACAAAATATATACAATAAAAGGTGTGGGAACCGTTGTAAGCGGTACTGTACGTCAAGGAAAAGTCAAAAAAGGTGATAATTTAGTTTTAGGTCCTACAATTGATGGAGAATTTAAAAAAGTAAATGTTAAATCAATAGAGATGCATCATTATCAACTAGGATGTGCAGAAACCGGACATGTTGTAGGTATTGCACTCAGAAATATATCTTCCAATGAAATTGAAAGAGGCATGATACTTGCAGATCCTAAATATAAAGTTAGGGCAGTTAGAGAATTTGAAGCAGAAGTTTCTGTGTTAGTACATCCAACAACTATTAAATCTGGTTATGAGAGTGTTACACACATAGAAACAATAGCAGAAACAACTAAGTTGAAACCTCTAGATAAAGAATATTTATCAGCAGGTGACAAAGGTAAAGTCCGTATGAGGTTTAAATATAGACCTTATCATGTGGAAAGAGGTCAAAAACTAGTATTTAGAGAAGGAAGAACTAAAGGTATAGGTTCAATAACTAAAATTGTTGAGTAATATTTCTCAAATATTTTTTTAATTCACAAACTTTACATAATTCATTGGATGAAGGCCAAAAACATTCTTTACATTCCACAACTTTGACATCTTTTTTCTTTAGGCTTAAAAATGTTTTTTTAAATGATTTCATTATATTTTCTTTAGTTCCTGGTTCAATTTTTTCTATTTCATTTAAAAAATTCATAAGTTTAAATCTAAAAGAATATTTTGAGTATGGACATCTTTCCATTTGAACTTCAATATCGTTTTTAACTACCCAATCAATAACCTCTTTCTCTGAAACTTCCCAAAGAGGTTTTATTCTAGGTATAAGTTTTGGATGTATTCTATCTAGCTTAGGTCCAAATTTGTAAAATCTGAAAGTATCACCTCTAACTAAACTCATTAAAAATGATTGTATTTCATCGTCAAGATTATGGCCAGTTGCAAGTTTTGATGCACCAACCTCATATGCAGTTTTATTTAACAAATATCTTCTAAAGATGCCACATGGAATGCATGGAGTATCAAAATAATCTTTAATTTCATCAACTTTAAATCCAAACTCTTCTTTAAAACTTTTTTTTATCAATTCAACTTCTAGTTTTTTCACATGTTTTCTTAAATATTTTAAAGCATTTTTCCTATAGTTTTTTATTCCTTCATCAATAAAAATTGCGTTTAATTTGAAGTTAATTTCATTTTGTAAATTTTTTAAAGCATAGAGAGTGAGTAAGCTGTCTTTTCCTCCAGATAATGCAACAGATATTACATCGCCATTTTCAATTAATTTATAATTTTTTACAACTCTCCTGATCTTTTTCATTAATTCATTATTAAATATTTTTTCAGCCCCCTTAATAGTAAAATTTTTAAGATCTTTTATATAAGTCAAAATTATGATAATTGCTGAGATTAGTGTGGTCCCGGTAGGAACAAATTCAACTAGTTTGAGTGAGTATATAGCTGCTGCAGTATCAAAGATTAAAGAAAAAAATATTAAATATAAAGTATCATCGATGGGAACACAAGTTGAAGTTAAAGATTTGGAAGAATTATTTGAGGTTGTTAAGGCTGCTCATGAAGCAGTAATTAATAAAGGGGCTGACAGAGTATATACTACAGTGACAATAGATGATAGGAGAGATGTTGATAAAAGTTTAGAAGAGAGAGTAGATGCAGTGAAAGAAAAACTAAAGTAAAATCAATTTTAATTTTATTGGTGATATTATGGTACAAATTTCTGATGCTATTAGGGAGATTGGTAAAGCTGAAAACGATGCAGAAAAATTAATCAACGATTCAAAGAAAAAGGCAGAGGAAATTATAAACAATGCTAAATTGGAAGTTTCAGAAATTATAGATAAAGCTAAGATGGAAGGAGAAGAAGAAGGTAAAAGATTAATTATTGAGATGGAAAACAAGGCAAAAAGGGAAGCATTAAAAATACGCAATAAATCTAAAGAAAAAATTGAAGAAATAAAACGCCAGGCAAATAAAAAAATTGAAGATGCTGCAAACCTTATTATAGAGAGAATATTAGCGATGTGAGGATTATGTTATTACCAGCAAGAATGAGGAAATTGTACATCATCACTCTTAAAGAATATGCAAAACCAATGATTCGTGCCTTACACGAAGAAGGGATAGTTCAAATAGAAGATGTTTCAGAGAGAATTGAGCGTGATGTACAATGGAGAAGAATTATGAAAGCTGGTGAAGCAACTCCAGAAGCATCTAAAGTATCTTCCTTATTAATGAGAGTTTCTGGAATTCTTGATTTTTTCAAAATTGCAGAACCAAAAAGAGGAATGATGGATACATTAAAAAACATAATAAATCCACCTATACCAAAAAAAAGAGAGGTAAAAGATTTAAGTACAAGGGGAATTATTAGTAAAGCTGAAAAAGTTCTAAATGAAGTTGAATCAAAAACAAAAAACATTGAAAAAAAGTTAGATGAATTAGATTCTGAAGAAGACGAACTTAAAGATGTTTTATCATTGTCAAAGATGTTAATAGATTTTGATGTTGACTTTTCAGAGATTAGTAGATTCAAACATGTGTCTGTCATTGTTGGAAAATTACCTGCAGAGAATTTTGAAAGATTCAAAAAAGAAATAAAAGACATAACTGAAGAAGTTGTATTTTCTGCTACAGGAAATGAGAAAGAAAAAATAATTTTTGTAATTGTGAATAAGAATTATCATAATGACGTGTTTAGGCTTTTAAGAAAATTAGAATTTGAAAAATTTGATATAGAAAAATTGGAAGGGAAACCAAAAGAAATTGTAAAAGAAGTTAATGAGAGGTTAAAAGAAATAAAAAAAGAGAAAAAAGAATTAATTTCAAAAATTAGAGAAATAAAAAGAGAATGGGAAAATGATTTATTAGTTTTAAGAGAATTATTAGAGATTGAAAAAGAAAGAAATGAAATATTCAGTAATTTTGGGGAAACATCAAATACAGTATTGATGGAAGCATGGGTACCCAAAAAGAAACTAAATAAAGCCATGAAGATAATTCAGGATGCTACAGACAATCACTGTGTTATTGAACATTCTAAGGGAAGTAAAGATGCACCAATATTACTTGATAATCCTTCTTTTGCAAAACCATTTGAACCATTGTTAAAAATATATTCTCCACCAAATTATCATGAATATGACCCTACAATTTTCATGGCGATCATATTTCCATTTTTCTATGGGTTCTGTGCTTCTGGAGTTTTTACAGGTGCATTGGTTTTACTGACAGGGTATATACTTTATAGAGGTTTAGGGAAAGTTAATAAAACCATGAAAGATTTTGGTATAATTTTAATAGTTTGTGGAGTATGGGCACTTGTTTGGGGATTGTTGACAGGAGAATTTTTTGGAGACTTTCTACCAAGATTTTTACATATGGAATTACCAACTGTAATGCATAACCTTGAACCACTTAAAAATCCTCAAAATCTTCTCATTTTAGCGCTTGGAGTAGGACTTGCTCAATTAATTTTGGGATTGGTTACAGGAGCTGTTAATAACATAAAGAGAGGTAAATGGAAGATTGCTCTTTTTGATCAAATATCATGGCTCTTGTTAATCATAGCTGCTGGTATAGTATATCTAGGAATTAGCATGAAATTTAGTTTAGCTATGTACTCAGGAATTGGATTGTTTGTTATTGCATTAGGGCTTATAGTGTATGAAGTAGGATTGATTGGTCTCATGGAAACATTTACATTTTTAGGAAGATGGCTTTCATATTCAAGATTGACAGCTTTGTGTATTGCAGGTAGTAGTTGTGGAATGGCAGTGAATATTTTAGTTCAGATGTCACAAGGGCCAACTATATTCAACTACATAATAATGGCATTGATATTTGTTTCAGGACATCTAGCATTTGCAATGCTTCATGCTCTAGTATCATTTATACATTCCCTTCGTTTGCACTATGTGGAATTCTTCGAACAATTTTATGAAGGTGAAGGTAGAGAATTTATACCATTTAGTGCAAAGAGGATATTTACAAAATTAAAGAAATAATTGGAGGTGTATATTCATGCCCGCACTAACATTAGGTACTGCACTTACTGCGGTAGGTGCTGGTCTGGCAATAGGTTTTGCAGGTTTAGGAGCTGGAGTAGGACAGGGAGTAGTTGGATCATCCTCAGTTGGAGCAATAGTTGAGGATCCTGGATCATTTGGTAAAAGCCTCCTATTTACAGCTCTACCAGAAACTCACACAATCTTTGGATTCATTATTGCTATAATGTTGATAATGTTTTCAGGAATGATGGGCGGATGACACAATGGCAGCTGGGGTTAAAAAAATAGTTTCAACAATATTATCAGAAGCTGAAAGCAGAGCAGAAGAGATAATAAAAGATGCAGAGAAGAAAAAAGATAAAATAATAAAAGAAGGAAAAGAAAAAGCCAAAAAAGTAAAGGAGGAAACATTAAGAAGGCTTAAAAAAGAAGGTAAAATGAAATACAGACAGATAATTTCCAATGCCAAAATAAAAGCTAGAAGATCAGAGCTAAAAACAAGAGAAAAATTAATAGAGAAGTCATTTAAAATTGCTGAAAATAAATTAAAAGAAATGGCATCCAAACATTCAGAAAAATATAAACAGGCTCTAATCAATTTAATAGAAAGATCAATAACAGAAATTGGCGGTGGAGAATTACAACTACATTTAAACAGCAGAGATACAGAATTTATAAAAGATCAAATAGAAGATATTAGTAATAAAGTTTCAGAAAAGATTGGCAAGAATGTGAAACTAGAATTAGGTGAAGAAATAAACACTATTGGGGGAGTAATAGTAAGAACTAAGGATGGAAGCATAGAAGTTAATAATACATTAGAAGCCAGATTATCAAGATTAAAGAAAGTATTACGTCCTGAAGTAGCAGATATTTTATTTAAATAGGAGCAGATATAATGGCAGAAGCGATAGGAGATCCAATAATTTTTTATTTATTTATTGGAATAGCAGTTGCTGGTACAGTAGCAATGATAATAACATTTAGACCTGTATCAACAATGATTCCATATGCCTATCCAGTT
Coding sequences within:
- a CDS encoding glycosyl transferase family 2 (COGs: COG0463 Glycosyltransferase involved in cell wall biogenesis~InterPro IPR009010: IPR001173~KEGG: mth:MTH1392 dolichyl-phosphate mannoosyltransferase related protein~PFAM: glycosyl transferase family 2~SPTR: O27445 Dolichyl-phosphate mannoosyltransferase related protein~PFAM: Glycosyl transferase family 2), with translation MYSMILIFIIFLFLVVKRYKPRVSAVIPAYNEEETVADVVNAVKKSKYVDEIIVVDDGSTDKTYEKALNAGAKVIKHEKNKGKGAALKTGFKESSGDIILFLDADLKNINPKKVDRIVEPIIRGEADITKSKFKRKAGRVTELTAKPLLNFFFPELNFKQPLSGQFAAKRSVLEKVKFEEDYGVDIGIILDADAHGFRIKEVDIGTLNHKMSDLSDLNLMANEVVRTIVNRAVEYGRVAMMDTIGNSIRMCVLGLSLTSFGIFSIFFTRIIPLYVGIALSILGFIVAMYYLVILLMKSCKIILTSKNPISTIKSFIYMHFPVLVSALILFAILSALFGSIHVEKDKISIQPVSGNLVIWKKAHENRTIAIKGPYTIDSALENESNIIRMPADAIDTLGINYGDKIYIYNLSYEVREPLPGENNVIRMPQEIRSVLNVNIGDVIQDNNLRKIFKNVYVLRNIYTSEGLTVKEGVLIQTQSNESKSVNIYFDNKFLVSTSGIMKEGYYSVYVNGIKVDTIYFDGNAPANYTIYWNGHIINIYIKENGQSDMMFANSLRGRFLDFNITNSSSL
- a CDS encoding THUMP domain protein (COGs: COG1818 RNA-binding protein contains THUMP domain~InterPro IPR004114~KEGG: ton:TON_0521 RNA-binding protein~PFAM: THUMP domain protein~SPTR: B5IUF7 THUMP domain protein~PFAM: THUMP domain), giving the protein MKFLITTPRGLEGTAANYIKEKIKDADVWITPMGYAGLVLVKTKENCEKQLKEIPEVERVIPVMFEVPAKLDEILSTAKNISKHINETETFSVETTRRGKHEFTSMDVNIKLGRKIEELTGADVNLTLPDKKVLVEIIGDKAYISVIEREKWKKYTPEKPDARSLLKKITIVQLPYWGDYKVCRKMGEKIGRAAQAFEIKELIISPKEKMDAYELMEFIRGVKKGQRSRYLIQKDAYPWDVRKIPVSVWDLYQVIRDKRRKNRTIIITDPLGDIVSNVKNKLKKDLKFSKEIIVFIGSREGIPRGLFDLADYVLDLTPHMTFATEQGIPAILILLWHLYESS
- a CDS encoding ThiJ/PfpI domain protein (COGs: COG0693 Putative intracellular protease/amidase~InterPro IPR002818~KEGG: mmz:MmarC7_1578 PfpI family intracellular peptidase~PFAM: ThiJ/PfpI domain protein~SPTR: A6VJL0 Intracellular protease, PfpI family~PFAM: DJ-1/PfpI family), translated to MTKKWYLIALVVGIVILFLAGQKILEEKQTATMEKRPAAVAIVLFQGFNSQEYDAVKKISNNVTIVAADKDIGTKYDVYIGDIKDMDKFISKYKAIVLVGGPGVYQRVTGKIQDPNMEMVIKFVKIANSKGKIIGAICASPAILAKAGILKNKKATVYPSDDLIRILKENGVNYTKSAVVVEGNIITASDPTAAQDFAVAIAKKL
- a CDS encoding 2-phosphosulfolactate phosphatase (COGs: COG2045 Phosphosulfolactate phosphohydrolase~InterPro IPR005238~KEGG: msi:Msm_1023 2-phosphosulpholactate phosphatase, ComB, (coenzyme M biosynthesis)~PFAM: 2-phosphosulfolactate phosphatase~PRIAM: 2-phosphosulfolactate phosphatase~SPTR: A5UM00 2-phosphosulpholactate phosphatase, ComB, (Coenzyme M biosynthesis)~TIGRFAM: 2-phosphosulfolactate phosphatase~PFAM: 2-phosphosulpholactate phosphatase~TIGRFAM: 2-phosphosulfolactate phosphatase), which translates into the protein MKVTLSLEKSKSNDLAIMVDVLRASTTIVAALDNFKKILPVSDKNLALKLSKKMNCLIAGERNGKKIREFDIGNSPIDIQKKSGEILILTTTNGTRVLNQIKCRTLIGSFINAKSVANVALKLANEHIDIVMAGVKGNFALEDFLGAGEIIKYMKNVELSEYAKSALLASMNKDEVDKAVKDSLSAKKLKKLGLYKDVEFCLKRNISNNVPYYNGKYIVNLKDLRNLGSITQSPDRSSS
- a CDS encoding conserved hypothetical protein (KEGG: mth:MTH1181 hypothetical protein~SPTR: O27249 Putative uncharacterized protein); translation: MKIVTTPMCEKILKLAGIKNYIVSKNPDETDADIAVVLYETNTKKKAIKLKLNTFDQIEKSISKVRDLLGGKNKKIKINFRWADENYRKVQRRKNRKIKVKVYSNFLKDIVKDMGYKIVNKNPDFIIYPDYMEDKIKEENVSKVKVPSHENVPKDPIERAKVRYNLLEKKLCMKH